The window GCTCAGGTCTGAGGGGAGGAGGGAGCCTACCCAGGAGTCTCGGCGGGTTCCCTTGTTGTTGACGGCGGCGCGCAGGGTGCCCTCGATCGTGAAGCCGGAGCGTTCCGCCACGGCGCGGGAGGCGCGGTTGCCGACCTCGGCGCGCCATTCGACGCGGTCGAGCGCGGCGTGGACGAAGGCCCAGCGGCAGGCGGTGAGCACGGCCTCCGTGATGTAGCCATTGGAGCGGTGCCGCTTCACGGCCCAGAAGCCGATCTCGCCGACGCCCAGGGCGCGCATCGTGATGCCGAGCATGCCGGCCAGTTCTCCGGAGTGGAGGAAGACGCCGAGAGTGAACATGGAGCCGTCCGCCCAGCCGTCCGGGACCATCTGTTCCGTGAAGCCCTCGGCGTGCTCGCGGAGGTAGGGCGAGGGGATCGTGGTCCAGCGCTGGATGTCGGGATCCTGG of the Streptomyces koelreuteriae genome contains:
- a CDS encoding GNAT family N-acetyltransferase, with amino-acid sequence MDPVTLTTDRLLLRTVDPQDTDAVYDACQDPDIQRWTTIPSPYLREHAEGFTEQMVPDGWADGSMFTLGVFLHSGELAGMLGITMRALGVGEIGFWAVKRHRSNGYITEAVLTACRWAFVHAALDRVEWRAEVGNRASRAVAERSGFTIEGTLRAAVNNKGTRRDSWVGSLLPSDLSLPSTAPYLPAPS